A region from the Triticum urartu cultivar G1812 chromosome 1, Tu2.1, whole genome shotgun sequence genome encodes:
- the LOC125520095 gene encoding uncharacterized protein LOC125520095 — MSQSSPPPGKKEPKKDRAAWTNSCLAFLVSMMKEYSDVGKYHGQNGWTKEGWQAMKDRLNARPPGANFTVQQLKDREQRLKKELNVVKSIVEKSGFGWDPKNKVPTALDEKWEELSSEQRKWRHKPFPYYDVLYEIHEGKMAEGKHCKRTTDGTEERYKNMSQLPEHGTYTDDVMRAASMDTPEATLSAPGSAIPEYDWGGNIYGDDVDLSYGGYSEPLGSNENHVSAVEDLTSVDSPRRKRLQNSKGSDDRSDKTKGKRGKDIVLSNLVSVREEEMQTYKEMKTKQIDSYKEIKMAQMERNDPKNDPYGMPNCIQKLKTLGLTPSDQHKMINHLKKIC, encoded by the exons ATGAGTCAATCAAGCCCACCACCAGGGAAAAAAG AGCCAAAAAAGGACAGAGCAGCATGGACTAATAGTTGCTTAGCTTTTCTAGTGTCAATGATGAAAGAGTACTCAGATGTGGGGAAGTACCATGGCCAAAATGGGTGGACAAAGGAAGGATGGCAGGCTATGAAAGACCGATTAAATGCGAGACCTCCTGGAGCTAATTTTACTGTTCAACAGCTGAAAGATAGGGAGCAAAGGCTCAAGAAGGAACTGAATGTCGTCAAGTCTATTGTGGAAAAGAGTGGATTTGGTTGGGATCCCAAGAACAAAGTTCCAACGGCTTTAGATGAAAAATGGGAGGAGCTATCAAGTGAACAGCGCAAGTGGAGGCACAAACCATTCCCAtactatgatgttctatatgaaaTTCACGAAG GTAAAATGGCAGAAGGCAAGCATTGCAAAAGGACAACTGATGGTACTGAAGAGAGGTACAAGAATATGTCCCAGCTTCCTGAACATGGAACCTATACTGATGATGTTATGAGGGCTGCTAGTATGGATACTCCTGAGGCAACACTATCTGCTCCGGGATCAGCAATCCCAGAATATGACTGGGGTGGAAATATatatggtgatgatgttgatttATCATATGGTGGATATTCAGAACCTCTAGGGAGTAATGAAAATCATGTTTCAGCAGTAGAAGATTTAACAAGTGTGGATTCACCTCGAAGGAAGAGGCTTCAGAATTCAAAAGGATCTGATGATAGAAGTGACAAAACTAAGGGGAAAAGAGGCAAGGACATTGTGTTGTCCAACTTGGTTTCTGTGAGGGAAGAAGAAATGCAGACTTATAAGGAAATGAAGACAAAGCAAATTGACAGCTACAAGGAAATCAAGATGGCCCAAATGGAAAGGAATGACCCCAAAAATGATCCTTATGGCATGCCAAACTGTATTCAGAAACTTAAAACATTGGGACTCACTCCAAGTGACCAGCACAAGATGATTAACCATCTGAAGAAGATATGCTAA